One Fusarium falciforme chromosome 1, complete sequence genomic window carries:
- a CDS encoding Thymidylate synthase → MIIILTKMTASQAPSTEKPSNGSSSSINHEERQYLDLVKEILETGERRPDRTGTGTYSIFAPRPLKFSLNNNGTPILPLLTTKRVFTRAVIAELLWFIEGNTSSTSLSEAGIKIWDGNGSREFLDNLGLNHREVGDLGPVYGFQWRHFGAEYVDAKTDYTGQGVDQLAEIIHKLRTNPYDRRLILSAWNPADLKKMVLPPCHMFAQFYVSYPRRKDDDPETKPQGHLHCQLYQRSCDMGLGVPFNIASYALLTHMMAHVCKLVPGSLTHVMGDAHVYLDHVDALNTQLEREPRDFPELEITREKGGSIDGWKAEDFVIKGYDPHKTIAMKMSV, encoded by the exons TTGATCATTATTCTTACCAAAATGACTGCCTCACAAGCCCCTTCCACTGAAAAGCCTTCCAATGGCTCAAGTTCCTCTATTAACCACGAGGAACGCCAATATTTGGATCTCGTAAAAGAAATCCTAGAAACCGGTGAGCGTCGGCCAGACAG GACTGGCACAGGCACATACTCCATCTTTGCCCCTCGACCCCTTAAATTCTccctcaacaacaacggcaCCCCgatcctccccctccttaCCACCAAGCGCGTCTTTACCCGCGCCGTTATCGCCGAGCTCCTCTGGTTCATCGAGGGCAACACATCCTCCACCAGCCTCAGCGAGGCCGgcatcaagatctgggacGGCAACGGCTCTCGCGAATTccttgacaacctcggcCTCAACCACCGCGAGGTCGGCGACCTCGGCCCCGTGTACGGCTTCCAGTGGCGGCACTTCGGCGCCGAGTACGTCGATGCCAAGACGGACTACACGGGCCAGGGAGTCGACCAGCTCGCCGAGATTATTCACAAGCTGCGCACCAACCCATATGATCGTCGTCTGATCCTTTCCGCCTGGAACCCCGCCGATCTGAAGAAGATGGTCCTCCCACCTTGCCACATGTTTGCCCAGTTTTACGTCTCTTACCCCCGACGAAAGGATGACGACCCCGAGACCAAGCCCCAAGGCCATCTACACTGCCAGCTCTACCAGAGATCCTGTGACATGGGCCTCGGCGTTCCATTCAACATTGCCAGCTACGCATTGCTGACACACATGATGGCGCACGTCTGCAAATTGGTTCCTGGCAGCCTGACTCACGTCATGGGCGACGCACACGTCTATCTTGACCATGTCGATGCTCTTAACACGCAACTGGAGCGTGAACCCCGTGACTTTCCAGAGCTGGAGATTACCCGAGAGAAGGGAGGCAGCATTGACGGATGGAAAGCGGAGGACTTTGTTATCAAGGGCTATGACCCTCACAAGACCATTGCCATGAAGATGTCCGTTTGA
- a CDS encoding DNA repair protein REV1: MGSVLDKNSSQVRKRIESHTFEDEGGEEYDASSFNGFGDYFRRKKIKLQNLDADMRESSDKPQIFKGIVAHVTGYTQPPLHVLHREIVQHGGGFLQYLDSKTMATHIIASTLPPKKSVDFSRYRIVKPTWIMESIEAGQLLPWSNYRVLDEGPRQKVLKFDSSSGLTQSTPRPKQGYREQTDGSFYTSQLKAASLPSQALSELAEKAQTPVRPPAGVSPITPNTMDIDSPSSERRGTSLERLSRESLPPGAKDAGFAEEGLGAAVADSPSVSAKQAKAPDTSKPMTSEEHNAWLLSDPRLRKSSTANPDFLKQFYSESRLHHLSTWKAELKSKMQRLAAEKGLSGVKVKRRPGSRRYVMHVDFDSFFCAVSLKKHPEYIDKPTVVAHGTGSGSEIASCNYPAREFGVKNGMWMKSALEKCPNLKVLPYDFPAYEEASRQFYESIMSVGGLVQSVSIDEALVDITSIVMTNTGSQGTGQDGGNISRERDMADSLARNLREKVKSQTGCHVSVGIGANILQAKVALRKAKPAGQYQVKPEELLDLIGDLKVEQLPGVARSIGGKLEEIGIVHVKDMRDLSKERLTAVLGPKTGEKLWEYARGIDQTEVGEQPPRKSVSAEVSWGIRFVNQAEAEEFIYNLCKELERRLLNEQVKGKQLTMKIMRRSMDAPLDPAKHLGHGKCDTFNKSITFGVPTNSYQTIGKEAIAVLRSFKFSPGDLRGLGVQMTKLEAIKANAGAPDGSQKKLVFTAFAKPSPARKPSTTEHIDEMDSPEKPKSTPSREVQLDPIADDPLTPRKQRIHPAMVLARASQDDAKAKTPLNISGTQFIIPSNADPSILAELPSDIRSKLMAQKSRAAEVRAESSALKSRSQSPMSLDTMPSQVDPEVFNALPDDMKAEILAAYGQQPRQATPRQSPRKDRTIQPKKPSTPTKRGGARGLFSKAQRQKDAQAGLLQTNFRAAASVGDAFEEEIEELDPEFLSELPEDVRKEVLADHRRRKLAQQSGLDAPSRKQNTPDPEGLLPGGQRRIQFAPVPRKVTFPGLGVSSTREVKDMLDAWHGETRKEGPHRRDVEVLEKFLVRVIQEERDLEKATKLVKWLDVLVEQDGRDGRGQESWRRSVQSVKDAVQGAVKQRGMAPLKL; this comes from the exons ATGGGGAGCGTTCTTGATAAAAACTCCTCTCAAGTGAGGAAACGCATTGAATCTCACACCTTTGAAGATGAAGGTGGAGAGGAGTACGATGCCAGTTCCTTCAATGGTTTCGGCGACTACTTTAGGCGCAAGAAGATCAAACTCCAAAATCTGGATGCCGACATGCGCGAGTCATCAGATAAGCCTCAGATCTTCAAAGGCATCGTCGCACACGTTACTGGCTACACTCAGCCACCTTTACATGT CCTTCATCGCGAGATTGTGCAGCATGGCGGCGGATTCCTTCAATACTTGGACTCCAAGACTATGGCCACTCACATCATTGCCTCAACACTACCCCCCAAAAAGTCCGTTGACTTTAGTCGATACCGGATTGTCAAGCCCACATGGATCATGGAGTCAATCGAGGCCGGACAGCTCCTCCCTTGGTCCAATTATCGTGTCTTAGACGAAGGACCCAGGCAAAAGGTGCTCAAATTTGACAGCAGTAGCGGTCTCACGCAATCAACTCCCCGTCCGAAACAGGGCTACCGAGAACAGACTGACGGCAGCTTTTACACCAGCCAGCTTAAAGCCGCATCACTACCCAGCCAAGCGCTTAGTGAGCTTGCTGAGAAGGCGCAAACTCCAGTACGGCCACCAGCCGGCGTTTCGCCTATTACGCCAAATACAATGGATATTGACAGTCCATCTTCTGAGAGGCGGGGCACGTCTCTGGAGCGATTATCACGAGAATCATTGCCACCAGGGGCGAAAGATGCTGGGTTTGCCGAAGAGGGCCTGGGTGCGGCGGTAGCAGACAGTCCCTCTGTATCTGCAAAGCAAGCCAAAGCCCCAGACACATCAAAGCCAATGACTTCAGAGGAGCACAATGCATGGTTACTGTCTGATCCTCGGTTAAGAAAGTCGTCAACCGCCAATCCCGATTTCTTAAAGCAGTTCTATTCGGAGAGCCGATTACATCATCTCTCCACCTGGAAAGCAGAGCTGAAGTCGAAGATGCAGCGACTCGCTGCGGAAAAGGGCCTTTCAggcgtcaaggtcaagagacGGCCTGGCTCAAGACGATATGTCATGCATGTCGACTTTGACAGCTTCTTCTGTGCGGTTTCCCTAAAAAAGCACCCAGAGTACATCGACAAACCGACAGTTGTCGCACACGGCACAGGATCAGGATCCGAGATCGCAAGTTGCAACTATCCAGCCAGAGAATTCGGTGTCAAAAATGGCATGTGGATGAAGTCGGCACTTGAAAAGTGCCCCAACTTGAAGGTTCTGCCATACGACTTTCCCGCGTACGAAGAAGCAAGCCGCCAGTTTTATGAATCGATCATGAGCGTAGGCGGATTGGTACAAAGCGTCAGCATTGATGAAGCTCTAGTCGATATCACTTCCATCGTAATGACGAATACCGGTTCTCAAGGCACTGGACAAGATGGTGGAAACATCAGCAGAGAACGAGATATGGCAGACAGCCTTGCCAGAAACCTTCGTGAAAAGGTCAAGTCGCAGACGGGCTGTCATGTTTCCGTTGGAATTGGCGCAAATATTCTACAGGCCAAAGTAGCCCTGAGAAAAGCGAAACCTGCAGGACAGTACCAGGTGAAACCAGAGGAGCTACTTGATCTGATTGGAGACCTGAAAGTTGAGCAGCTCCCTGGGGTCGCTCGGAGTATTGGTGGGAAACTCGAAGAAATCGGTATCGTTCACGTCAAAGACATGCGAGATTTATCAAAAGAGCGTCTAACAGCAGTGCTTGGCCCGAAGACGGGCGAAAAGCTCTGGGAATACGCCCGCGGTATCGACCAAACGGAGGTCGGAGAGCAACCACCACGCAAATCGGTTTCGGCAGAAGTCAGCTGGGGCATTCGGTTTGTCAACCAAGCAGAGGCCGAggagtttatatataacctctGCAAAGAACTCGAAAGACGGCTCTTGAATGAGCaggtcaagggcaagcagTTGACCATGAAGATCATGAGAAGGTCGATGGATGCACCCCTTGATCCTGCAAAGCATCTAGGTCACGGCAAATGCGATACCTTCAACAAAAGCATCACCTTTGGTGTTCCCACCAACAGCTATCAAACCATTGGCAAGGAAGCCATTGCAGTACTGCGGTCCTTCAAGTTCAGCCCCGGCGATCTTCGTGGACTTGGAGTACAAATGACGAAACTCGAAGCTATCAAAGCGAACGCAGGAGCACCGGATGGAAGTCAGAAGAAACTTGTCTTTACTGCTTTTGCCAAGCCGTCTCCCGCCAGGAAGCCGTCTACGACAGAGCATATTGATGAGATGGACAGCCCAGAGAAACCAAAGAGCACGCCAAGCCGCGAGGTTCAGCTAGACCCGATTGCTGATGATCCCTTGACACCTCGAAAGCAAAGAATACACCCTGCTATGGTCCTTGCGAGGGCCAGTCAAGATGATGCGAAAGCAAAGACTCCTCTCAATATTTCCGGGACTCAGTTCATTATCCCAAGCAACGCGGATCCCTCCATCCTTGCAGAACTGCCGAGTGACATCCGCAGCAAACTCATGGCACAAAAGTCCAGAGCAGCCGAGGTTCGCGCTGAGTCTTCCGCATTGAAGTCGAGGTCTCAGAGCCCGATGTCGCTCGATACGATGCCGTCTCAAGTCGATCCTGAGGTCTTCAATGCACTACCCGATGATATGAAGGCTGAGATTCTCGCTGCCTACGGGCAACAGCCAAGGCAGGCCACGCCACGCCAGTCCCCCAGGAAAGACCGCACTATCCAGCCAAAGAAGCCCAGTACACCTACGAAACGAGGTGGCGCGAGAGGCTTGTTTAGCAAGGCTCAGCGGCAAAAGGATGCCCAGGCTGGTCTGTTGCAAACTAATTTCCGAGCCGCGGCTTCTGTGGGCGACGCCTTTGAGGAGGAAATCGAAGAACTCGACCCAGAGTTCCTGTCAGAACTACCAGAAGACGTGCGAAAAGAAGTACTTGCTGATCATCGGCGCCGGAAACTGGCCCAACAATCAGGGCTTGATGCTCCCTCGCGGAAGCAGAATACTCCTGACCCTGAGGGGCTACTGCCAGGTGGCCAGCGTAGAATTCAGTTCGCCCCAGTGCCACGCAAGGTCACATTTCCAGGTTTGGGGGTGAGTTCTACTCGAGAGGTCAAAGACATGCTAGACGCATGGCACGGCGAGACGAGGAAGGAAGGACCTCACCGAAGAGATGTTGAAGTTCTGGAAAAGTTCCTTGTGCGAGTGATTCAGGAAGAGCGCGACTTGGAGAAGGCAACCAAGTTGGTCAAGTGGTTGGATGTTCTTGTAGAacaagatggccgagatggaagagGCCAGGAGTCTTGGAGACGGTCAGTTCAGAGTGTCAAGGATGCTGTTCAGGGTGCAGTGAAACAGCGAGGCATGGCTCCTCTGAAGTTGTAA
- a CDS encoding IU-nuc-hydro domain-containing protein: MSEAQIPVWLDCDPGHDDAFAILLAAYHPSIRLLGISTIFGNAPLKNTTYNAASLLTAIGRHDIPLYVGLDKALERPAIHAPTDIHGDSGLDGTDLLPKPLVSPSSVPAVEAMAEAIRAEAPGTAWIVATGALTNVGALFRKYPELVSHVKGVSLMGGSIGGGFSDAPLGEVDGHPRIGNYTPWAEFNILVDPEAAATVFHTKEIAAKTTIVPLDLSHQVLATPEVREMLLYGPEAEKTGPGKTTLRTMLVELLYFFAQTYADTFGITAGPPLHDPIAVAAVLIGTESEIPFSEWDAKHSEPPEHNERFEVTVITEGTFDEAKAGKQTGRTLAKLLPPGEEGVRIPRSVDTAKFWQVIEECIERADAKNAELKSAN, encoded by the exons ATGTCCGAAGCTCAGATCCCCGTCTGGCTAGACTGCGACCCGGGCCATGAT GACGCCTTTGCCATCCTTCTCGCTGCGTACCACCCCAGCATCAGACTGCTCGGCATCTCAACCATCTTTGGCAACGCACCTCTCAA AAACACCACTTACAACGCCGCCTCACTCCTCACCGCCATCGGCAGGCATGACATCCCACTCTACGTCGGTCTAGACAAGGCCCTTGAGCGCCCTGCCATTCATGCCCCTACGGATATTCACGGCGACTCTGGCCTCGATGGCACCGATCTGCTCCCCAAGCCACTTGTCTCGCCCTCTTCCGTCCCGGCCGTTGAGGCCATGGCCGAGGCCATCCGCGCCGAAGCCCCCGGCACCGCATGGATCGTCGCCACCGGCGCTCTAACCAACGTCGGCGCCCTCTTCCGCAAGTACCCGGAGCTCGTCAGCCATGTCAAGGGCGTGAGTCTCATGGGCGGTTCCATCGGCGGGGGATTCTCGGATGCGCCCCTTGGTGAGGTTGACGGCCATCCCAGAATCGGCAACTACACGCCCTGGGCCGAGTTTAACATTCTCGTCGACCCAGAGGCTGCCGCGACAGTGTTCCATACCAAGGAGATCGCGGCCAAGACCACGATTGTGCCATTGGACCTGAGCCACCAGGTCCTGGCAACTCCCGAGGTGAGAGAGATGCTCCTATACGGGCCTGAAGCCGAAAAGACAGGTCCCGGAAAGACAACTCTGCGGACCATGCTCGTTGAGCTTCTCTACTTCTTTGCGCAAACATATGC TGACACCTTTGGCATCACCGCCGGACCTCCTCTGCATGATCCCATAGCCGTTGCCGCTGTGCTCATTGGCACTGAGAGCGAAATCCCCTTCTCCGAGTGGGATGCCAAGCACAGTGAGCCGCCGGAGCACAATGAGCGATTCGAGGTGACCGTCATCACAGAGGGCACCTTcgatgaggccaaggcaggaAAGCAGACGGGACGTACATTGGCCAAGCTCCTCCCCCCAGGAGAGGAGGGTGTGAGGATTCCTCGCAGCGTCGACACTGCCAAGTTTTGGCAGGTTATTGAGGAGTGCATTGAGCGAGCCGACGCAAAGAATGCCGAGCTTAAGAGTGCCAACTAA
- a CDS encoding RED-N domain-containing protein, with the protein MNNEQFRKLIQANSKKSPAGKDGASTALSSTPGGSALGSRQRSSIPMTPRSVGGAQADFARQLAERNYATRPQKKFKSYDPKGVKLASGYVDRAKERDEDAEDDRAEKLKELEKQLKDEEIDQETFEKRRFEIAGGDLGSTHLVKGLDFKLLEKIRRGDDIYGEKKEESEQQAEPELDVDDEFDQLEGQEVQAVAKEKAEKKKGQLSTVSLAPGKKRTRDQILAELKASREAAKAQQENALGDRFKKIGAKQKAGSRIERDSKGREVLIIVDEDGHEKRKVRKIQPGEGKEAEASRAGLLMPDKDAKPLGMEVPEEYRKKVEPEEEEDIDIFEGVGDDYDPLAGMDGSDSDSDADDEKLKKKKGEEDEEEGEVADNSMPPPPKPQAPAAPRNYFQGAKTGLVSEEQSKAPSMSDPAIMAAIKRAAAINPIKKDKGDADSDEEDQDEDARAKAMDERRKKLLQMADRDDEDLDMGFGTSRFADEEDFDDSRVKLSNWGEDDDGEGKARGGSSKRKRGPKKRKGDANSAADVLRVMEQRKKS; encoded by the exons ATGAATAACGAACAATTTCGGAAGCTTATTCAAGCAAACTCAAAAAAGAGCCCTGCAGGCAAAGATGGCGCCTCTACAGCTTTATCATCTACCCCAGGTGGGAGCGCGCTGGGTTCGCGCCAACGATCGAGCATCCCAATGACGCC ACGCTCTGTAGGGGGTGCCCAAGCCGACTTTGCGCGACAGCTCGCCGAGCGAAACTACGCGACGCGACCTCAGAAGAAATTCAAGTCATATGATCCCAAGGGCGTCAAACTCGCCTCTGGATACGTCGATCGAGCGAAAGAACGCgatgaagatgcagaagATGATCGCGCCGAGAAACTTAAGGAGCTTGAAAAGCAGCTAAAAGATGAGGAGATTGACCAAGAAACCTTCGAAAAGCGACGATTCGAGATTGCGGGTGGAGATCTAGGGAGCACCCATCTGGTGAAGGGCCTCGACTTTAAACTATTGGAGAAGATTCGGCGCGGAGACGATATTTACGGGGAGAAAAAGGAAGAATCGGAGCAACAAGCCGAGCCTGAGCTGGACGTCGACGATGAATTCGATCAACTTGAAGGGCAGGAGGTTCAAGCTGTCGCCAAAGAGAAGGccgaaaagaagaagggacaATTATCGACAGTATCGCTTGCGCCTGGGAAGAAGCGAACACGAGATCAAATTCTGGCCGAGCTGAAGGCATCAAGAGAGGCAGCCAAGGCGCAGCAGGAAAATGCCCTGGGAGACAGGTTCAAAAAGATTGGAGCCAAGCAGAAGGCCGGGTCACGAATAGAGCGAGACAGCAAAGGGAGAGAGGTCTTGATCATCGTGGACGAGGACGGACACGAGAAGCGTAAGGTCCGCAAGATTCAACCCGGGGAGGGCAAGGAAGCCGAGGCCAGTAGAGCTGGTCTCTTGATGCCGGACAAGGATGCAAAGCCGCTTGGAATGGAGGTTCCAGAGGAATACCGCAAAAAGGTAGAaccagaagaggaggaagacattGATATCTTTGAGGGAGTAGGTGACGACTACGATCCACTGGCAGGCATGGATGGATCAGATTCAGACTCTGATGCAGACGATGAGAAgttgaagaaaaagaagggagaggaagacgaagaagaaggcgaagTTGCCGACAATTCTATGCCTCCACCGCCGAAGCCTCAAGCACCAGCTGCGCCGCGGAACTACTTTCAGGGCGCCAAGACTGGCCTTGTATCTGAAGAACAGAGCAAGGCGCCGTCAATGTCAGATCCAGCCATCATGGCAGCCATCAAGCGTGCAGCTGCTATCAACCCtatcaagaaggacaagggcgATGCGGAttctgatgaggaggaccagGATGAAGATGCGCGGGCCAAGGCGATGGATGAACGTCGCAAGAAGCTCCTGCAGATGGCAGATCGCGACGATGAAGATCTTGACATGGGCTTTGGTACTAGTCGCTttgctgatgaggaggacttTGACGATAGTCGTGTCAAGCTCTCGAACTggggcgaggatgacgacggtGAGGGTAAAGCTCGAGGCGGATCATCAAAGCGAAAACGAGGACCAAAGAAGCGAAAGGGCGACGCTAACAGTGCCGCCGATGTATTGCGGGTTATGGAGCAGCGGAAGAAGTCATGA
- a CDS encoding Mitochondrial thiamine pyrophosphate carrier 1, with protein MSHKEGHLKDEGSRLQTVSAGAIAGLVSRFVVSPLDVVKIRLQLQPFSLSDPLAPLREAPAYRGAFATLKHILKHEGITGLWKGNVPAELLYVCYGAVQFTTYRSTTVFLQTAFPTRLPDAAESFIAGAASGAAATGITYPLDLLRTRFAAQGRHRIYRSLRSAIWDIKRDEGWRGFFRGIGPGLGQIVPFMGLFFVSYESLRISLEGLHMPWGSGDATAGMVASIIAKTAVFPLDLVRKRIQVQGPSRSRYVYENIPEYSTARGAIRSILRTEGFRGLYKGLPISLIKAAPASAVTLWTYEQTMRFMLSWDSGAEAVIREEL; from the exons ATGTCGCACAAAGAAGGTCACCTCAAGGATGAG GGCTCCAGACTCCAGACTGTGTCTGCGGGTGCGATAGCAGGTCTGGTCTCTCG CTTTGTCGTCTCTCCCCTCGACGTCGTCAAGATCCGcctccaactccaacctTTCTCCCTCTCCGATCCCCTCGCACCTTTACGCGAAGCTCCCGCATACCGAGGGGCGTTTGCGACCCTAAAACATATCCTTAAGCATGAAGGAATCACAGGCCTGTGGAAGGGCAATGTCCCTGCCGAATTGTTATATGTATGTTACGGCGCAGTTCAGTTCACAACCTACCGCTCGACGACCGTTTTCCTCCAAACAGCCTTCCCGACACGTCTACCTGATGCCGCCGAGAGCTTTATCGCTGGTGCCGCTTCCGGTGCTGCCGCAACCGGTATTACATATCCTCTCGACCTGTTGAGGACACGGTTTGCGGCTCAAGGACGTCATCGCATTTACCGGTCGCTGAGAAGCGCCATCTGGGATATTAAACGTGACGAGGGTTGGAGGGGGTTCTTTCGGGGCATTGGACCTGGCCTCGGCCAGATTGTGCCGTTCATGGGTCTCTTTTTCGTCTCATACGAGTCTCTCAGGATCTCGTTAGAAGGCTTGCATATGCCTTGGGGTAGCGGAGATGCTACTGCAGGCATGGTGGCTAGTATTATAGCCAAGACGGCCGTGTTCCCCCTCGACCTGGTGCGGAAACGTATCCAGGTCCAGGGTCCATCTCGAAGTCGATACGTGTATGAGAACATACCGGAATATTCAACGGCGCGGGGAGCGATTCGATCTATCCTGCGAACCGAGGGCTTCCGCGGTCTTTACAAGGGCCTGCCTATCAGTCTCATCAAGGCGGCGCCGGCGAGCGCTGTCACTCTTTGGACTTATGAGCAGACGATGCGATTCATGCTTAGTTGGGATTCAGGCGCCGAAGCGGTCATTCGCGAAGAATTATAG
- a CDS encoding Amino-acid transporter arg-13 — translation MEPSPIAVEASAHSPEFPLKGKTALVEAIEDVLCGSIAGAVGKYIEYPFDTVKVRLQSQPDHLPLRYTGPLDCFRQSIKSDGFLGLYRGISAPLVGAAAETSSLFLFESLGRELFFLSGYASREKGLSLPDLWLTGAFSGAFTSFVLTPIELVKCKIQAPGLGDGSNRAPLRPIPVIKEVFRHEGLRGFWHGQLGTLIREAGGGSAWFGAKETVTTMFYQAKTKKATSEAEKQKILDTPLPLWQQAVAGASAGVSYNFLFFPADTIKSRMQTAPVGDLRERRTFWNEGSALWRQHGLRGMYRGCGITCLRSAPSSAFIFMVYDGLKRYITVQ, via the exons ATGGAGCCCAGCCCCATCGCAGTCGAGGCTTCGGCCCACTCGCCCGAGTTCCCCCTCAAGGGCAAAACGGCCCTCGTCGAGGCCATTGAGGATGTTCTATGTGGATCG ATTGCAGGCGCCGTTGGCAAGTATATCGAATATCCTTTCGACACGGTCAAGGTCCGACTACAAAGTCAACCCGATCACCTCCCACTCCGGTACACCGGTCCCCTGGACTGTTTCCGACAATCTATAAAGAGTGATGGATTTTTAGGGCTATACCGAGGTATCAGTGCTCCTCTTGTaggcgctgctgctgagacGAGCAGTCTCTTTCTCTTTGAGAGCCTCGGTCGCGAGCTGTTCTTTTTGAGCGGCTATGCTTCGAGAGAGAAGGGACTGTCTCTGCCCGACCTCTGGCTGACTGGCGCTTTCTCCGGCGCATTTACCTCTTTCGTCCTCACACCCATCGAGCTCGTCAAGTGCAAGATCCAGGCACCTGGACTTGGTGATGGATCTAACCGCGCCCCCCTTCGCCCGATCCCTGTCATCAAGGAAGTCTTCCGGCATGAGGGTCTGAGGGGCTTCTGGCACGGTCAACTCGGAACCCTGATTCGAGAAGCTGGTGGTGGTTCAGCTTGGTTCGGTGCCAAAGAAACGGTGACAACCATGTTTTACCAGGCCAAGACAAAGAAGGCTACTTCAGAGGCTGAAAAGCAGAAAATCTTAGACACGCCCCTTCCTCTTTGGCAGCAAGCCGTCGCAGGCGCCTCAGCCGGTGTGTCTTACaactttctcttctttcccgCAGACACCATCAAGTCCCGGATGCAAACCGCACCTGTCGGTGACCTGCGAGAGAGGCGAACATTTTGGAACGAGGGCTCGGCTCTCTGGCGGCAGCATGGGCTACGAGGCATGTATCGGGGATGTGGCATTACGTGCCTCCGATCAGCGCCGAGCTCTGCTTTCATTTTCATGGTTTACGACGGTCTAAAGCGATACATCACCGTGCAATAG
- a CDS encoding WSC domain-containing protein, whose amino-acid sequence MSRLPPFIIAVLFLLIGRVTPLTIRDSGSQDPKIYKESNKYKYYGCYNETTDITDSAEERALTGGTHLVKAGKMTVPMCLEFCTFNGTEYAFAGLEWSRECWCAPYLSALSEKLHDDNCTNPCEGNSSQVCGGPLKLSVYELSKGGDAPDSAAITRAPWPLLLTALLAAWFF is encoded by the exons ATGTCGAGGCTGCCGCCTTTCATTATTGCTGTCCtattcctcctcatcggccgCGTCACACCTCTTACCATCCGAGATTCCGGAAGTCAAGACCCAAAGATCTACAAGGAATCCAACAAGTACAAGTACTATGGCTGCTACAATGAGACGACCGATATCACAGACTCTGCTGAGGAACGTGCCCTCACCGGCGGTACCCATCTTGTCAAGGCGGGCAAGATGACGGTTCCTATGTGTCTCGAATTTTGCACTTTCAATGGCACCGAGTATGCATTTGCTGGACTTGAATGGTCGCG GGAGTGCTGGTGCGCCCCGTATCTATCTGCCCTCTCGGAGAAGCTTCACGACGATAACTGCACAAATCCGTGCGAGGGAAACTCTTCTCAAGTCTGTGGTGGTCCATTAAAGTTGAGCGTATACGAGTTGTCAAAAGGGGGTGATGCACCAGACTCGGCAGCCATAACAAGGGCACCATGGCCATTGTTACTCACTGCTTTGTTGGCTGCATGGTTCTTTTAA